The following proteins come from a genomic window of Mycolicibacterium rufum:
- a CDS encoding cation acetate symporter, translating into MTGSPLTAAALLAAALATIAIGAYGLRFSRTTSDFLVASRTVGSQWNAAAISGEYLSAASFLGVAGLIAKYGADALWYPVGFTAGYLGLLLFVAAPLRRSGAYTVPDFAEFRLGSPRLRKIAMLVVVVICIFYLVPQYQGAGLTLKTLLGTPVWLGPLAVGAIVLTNVVAGGMRSITFVQAFQYWLKLTAVAIPALALAGLFLTDRGGELGGPLPPTVQQATTVAIDTDVVVQVAAPAGITVTGTLDGRAVDDAPIGPPGEHTLSAGSTLRLASGAATPVVAGAPGTGRDWIASGGGLGGDHPLYQVVSIMVATFLGTMGLPHVLVRFYTNPDGRAARRTALAVIALLSLFYLFPTLLGVFSRLYVPQLLITGAADAAVLLAPGSAIGGAAGQLLAALVAAGAIAAFLATSSGLLVSFAGALATDVLGGRVRDFRVAALIGGVLPIPLALAASGGLELSRSVGLAFAVAASTLCPLLVLGIWWRGLTAVGAACGLAIGGLLSGVAVTVAVVGGVDDAVAGGWPAVLIGYPAAISVPVAFATMIVVSRLTRATVPADVAQTFARMHLPENLGMVVERVPRG; encoded by the coding sequence GTGACCGGCTCACCGCTGACCGCCGCCGCGCTGCTGGCCGCGGCCTTGGCCACGATCGCGATCGGCGCCTACGGGCTGCGGTTCTCGCGCACCACCTCCGACTTCCTGGTCGCGTCCCGCACCGTCGGGTCGCAGTGGAACGCCGCGGCGATCTCCGGCGAATACCTCTCGGCCGCTTCGTTTCTCGGGGTGGCCGGGCTGATCGCCAAGTACGGCGCCGACGCCCTGTGGTATCCGGTCGGGTTCACCGCCGGCTATCTCGGGCTGCTGCTGTTCGTCGCCGCGCCGCTGCGCCGCTCCGGGGCCTACACCGTTCCCGACTTCGCCGAGTTCCGGCTCGGCTCGCCGCGGCTGCGCAAGATCGCGATGCTCGTCGTCGTTGTCATCTGCATCTTCTATCTGGTACCGCAGTACCAGGGCGCGGGTCTGACGCTCAAGACCCTGCTCGGCACCCCGGTGTGGCTAGGCCCGTTGGCCGTCGGTGCGATCGTGCTGACCAACGTCGTCGCCGGCGGCATGCGCTCGATCACCTTCGTGCAGGCGTTCCAGTACTGGCTGAAGCTGACCGCCGTGGCCATCCCCGCACTCGCGCTGGCAGGGCTGTTCCTCACCGATCGTGGCGGCGAACTCGGCGGCCCGCTGCCCCCGACCGTGCAGCAGGCCACGACCGTCGCGATCGACACCGACGTCGTCGTCCAGGTCGCCGCACCCGCCGGCATCACGGTCACCGGCACGCTCGACGGCCGCGCCGTCGACGACGCCCCGATCGGCCCGCCGGGCGAGCACACGCTGAGCGCGGGCAGCACGCTGAGACTGGCGTCCGGCGCCGCCACACCCGTGGTGGCCGGCGCGCCGGGAACCGGGCGGGACTGGATCGCCTCGGGCGGCGGGCTGGGCGGGGATCACCCGCTGTATCAGGTGGTCTCGATCATGGTCGCGACGTTCCTGGGCACCATGGGCCTGCCGCATGTGCTGGTGCGCTTCTACACCAACCCCGACGGCCGGGCGGCCCGGCGCACCGCGCTCGCGGTGATCGCACTGCTGTCGCTGTTCTATCTGTTCCCCACACTGCTCGGCGTGTTCTCGCGGCTGTACGTGCCGCAGTTGCTCATCACCGGCGCGGCCGACGCCGCCGTGCTGCTGGCCCCCGGATCGGCCATCGGCGGGGCGGCCGGGCAGCTGCTCGCCGCCCTGGTGGCCGCGGGGGCGATCGCGGCGTTCCTCGCGACGTCGTCGGGTCTGCTGGTCAGCTTCGCCGGTGCGCTGGCCACCGACGTGCTGGGCGGCCGGGTGCGCGACTTCCGGGTCGCCGCGCTCATCGGCGGTGTCCTCCCGATCCCGTTGGCGCTGGCCGCTTCCGGAGGTCTGGAGCTCTCCCGCAGTGTGGGGCTGGCGTTCGCCGTGGCGGCGTCGACGCTGTGCCCGCTGCTGGTGCTCGGTATCTGGTGGCGCGGTCTCACCGCGGTCGGGGCCGCGTGCGGGCTGGCGATCGGCGGGTTGCTGTCCGGGGTGGCGGTGACGGTCGCCGTCGTCGGCGGTGTCGACGACGCCGTGGCCGGGGGCTGGCCCGCCGTGCTGATCGGATACCCGGCGGCCATCAGCGTGCCGGTGGCGTTCGCGACGATGATCGTCGTCAGCCGTCTCACCCGCGCGACCGTGCCCGCCGACGTGGCGCAGACGTTCGCGCGGATGCATCTGCCGGAGAACCTGGGCATGGTGGTCGAACGCGTGCCGAGGGGCTAG
- a CDS encoding membrane protein yields the protein MTERPQRQRVVLAHRRGARMVRTRVEVQEQTQVGDALVRGLVRTQLGLALRLGAVVVCLVGAIPVLNALFPALGAVTVFGVRLNWLVLAGLVYPLLYGIGWAYVRLAEQGERDFVGVVDSEP from the coding sequence ATGACTGAACGGCCGCAACGACAACGGGTGGTGCTCGCGCACCGCCGCGGCGCCCGGATGGTGCGCACCCGCGTCGAGGTGCAGGAGCAGACGCAGGTGGGGGACGCGCTGGTGCGCGGGCTGGTGCGCACGCAGCTGGGGCTGGCGCTGCGCCTGGGCGCGGTGGTGGTGTGTCTGGTCGGGGCCATCCCGGTGCTCAATGCGCTGTTCCCGGCGCTGGGCGCGGTGACCGTGTTCGGCGTCCGGCTGAACTGGCTGGTGCTGGCCGGGCTGGTGTATCCGCTGCTGTACGGCATCGGGTGGGCGTATGTGCGTCTCGCCGAGCAGGGCGAGCGCGACTTCGTCGGCGTGGTCGACTCCGAGCCGTGA
- a CDS encoding LytR/AlgR family response regulator transcription factor, producing the protein MTRPLTVLAVDDEVPALDELAYLLGKHPCIGEVFRAGDATSALRELNQRRIDAVFLDINMPGLSGIELAGVLAHYAQRPAIVFVTAHDDKAVAAFDVGAVDYLLKPIREDRLDEAVRRVTSARPADEPVADRDDADSDVIPAELGGITHLVPRDSIGWVEAEGDYARLHSASGAHLVRIPLSTLENRWRDHGFQRVHRSYLVALRFVTGLRTIDGAVLVRLRANGASPGIELPVSRRQARELRDRVVRTPMRSLRPAGGADD; encoded by the coding sequence ATGACCAGGCCGCTCACGGTGCTCGCCGTCGACGACGAGGTGCCCGCACTCGACGAGCTGGCGTATCTGCTCGGCAAGCATCCCTGCATCGGCGAGGTGTTCCGCGCCGGCGACGCGACGTCAGCGCTGCGCGAACTCAATCAGCGCCGCATCGACGCCGTGTTCCTCGACATCAACATGCCCGGTTTGTCGGGCATCGAACTCGCTGGGGTGCTGGCGCATTACGCGCAGCGGCCGGCGATCGTGTTCGTCACCGCCCACGACGACAAGGCCGTCGCCGCGTTTGACGTCGGCGCCGTCGACTATCTGCTCAAACCGATCCGCGAGGACCGGCTCGACGAGGCGGTCCGCCGCGTCACCTCGGCCCGACCGGCCGACGAGCCGGTCGCCGACCGCGACGACGCCGACTCCGACGTGATCCCTGCCGAACTCGGCGGCATCACCCATCTGGTGCCCCGCGACAGCATCGGCTGGGTGGAGGCCGAGGGCGACTATGCCCGGCTGCACTCCGCCTCGGGGGCCCATCTCGTGCGGATACCGCTCAGCACATTGGAAAACCGTTGGCGCGACCACGGTTTCCAGCGGGTCCACCGCTCGTATCTGGTCGCGTTGCGCTTCGTGACGGGACTGCGCACCATCGACGGGGCCGTGCTGGTCCGGCTGCGGGCCAACGGGGCGTCGCCCGGCATCGAGCTCCCGGTCAGCCGTCGGCAGGCCCGGGAACTGCGCGACCGCGTGGTGCGCACCCCGATGCGCAGCCTGCGACCCGCCGGAGGCGCCGATGACTGA
- a CDS encoding sensor histidine kinase, translating to MSGQLAIALTAALIVVAVAAVVLAVRTRRVVATPTERAVHTALHTASLAARALRQGLTASSAGTAAPFLRGLTGTDGLALFDGDANLLARDPDDAAVWHPDVIVASDGAAHESLSAERRVMTHAATTAVVAQPLLTDAGDRLGVLVVVATHSPGPGMLGAVGEVARYAASQIELAELDASRARLDRAEVLALRAQISPHFIYNALNTIASFVRTDPDRARELILEFADFTRYSFRAAGPYTTLAEELRNIDRYLTLERARFGSALTVTLQVAPEVLGVVVPFLALQPLVENAVRHGFAGRGSGAIELVARDEGSDCVITVEDDGVGMDPDALRAGPSDALAESADGAHVGLTNVDHRLRAAFGNDYGLVVETAIGAGTKVIMRVPKFRSGVRADGGAFGVGRQ from the coding sequence GGTGGTGGCCACCCCCACCGAGCGCGCCGTGCACACCGCGCTGCACACCGCATCGTTGGCCGCCCGCGCGCTGCGGCAGGGCCTGACCGCCTCCTCGGCCGGCACGGCGGCGCCGTTCCTGCGCGGACTGACCGGCACCGACGGACTCGCGCTGTTCGACGGCGACGCGAACCTGCTGGCCCGGGATCCCGACGACGCCGCCGTCTGGCACCCCGACGTGATCGTCGCGAGCGACGGCGCGGCCCACGAATCGCTGTCGGCGGAGAGGCGGGTGATGACGCACGCGGCGACGACCGCCGTGGTCGCCCAGCCGCTGCTGACCGACGCCGGTGACCGACTCGGCGTGCTGGTCGTGGTGGCGACGCACTCCCCCGGCCCCGGCATGCTCGGCGCGGTCGGCGAGGTGGCGCGCTACGCGGCGAGCCAGATCGAACTCGCCGAACTCGACGCCTCGCGCGCGCGGCTGGACCGGGCCGAGGTGCTGGCGCTGCGCGCCCAGATCAGCCCGCACTTCATCTACAACGCGCTCAACACCATCGCCTCGTTCGTGCGGACCGACCCCGACCGCGCACGGGAGCTGATCCTCGAATTCGCCGACTTCACCCGGTACTCCTTCCGCGCGGCCGGCCCGTACACCACGCTGGCCGAGGAACTGCGCAACATCGACCGCTACCTCACCCTCGAGCGCGCCCGCTTCGGCAGCGCACTGACGGTGACGCTGCAGGTGGCCCCCGAGGTGCTCGGCGTGGTGGTCCCCTTCCTGGCGCTACAACCGTTGGTGGAGAACGCCGTTCGGCACGGCTTCGCCGGGCGCGGCAGCGGCGCGATCGAGCTCGTCGCCCGAGACGAGGGCTCCGATTGCGTCATCACCGTCGAGGACGACGGCGTCGGGATGGATCCCGACGCATTGCGCGCGGGACCCTCCGACGCCCTCGCCGAGAGCGCCGACGGCGCGCACGTCGGGCTGACGAATGTCGACCATCGCCTGCGGGCGGCCTTCGGCAACGATTACGGTCTGGTGGTCGAGACAGCGATCGGCGCCGGCACCAAGGTGATCATGCGCGTGCCGAAGTTCCGGTCGGGTGTGCGAGCCGACGGAGGGGCGTTCGGAGTGGGCAGACAGTGA